From one Erinaceus europaeus chromosome 4, mEriEur2.1, whole genome shotgun sequence genomic stretch:
- the LOC103121774 gene encoding olfactory receptor 12D3 — MEKNVTTMNEFLLLGLTSVQELQPFYFVIFLIIYIINLLGNGAILVIVILEPKLHYPMYYFLGNLSCLDICYSSVTLPKVLINLLSTHKTISFLGCITQLYFFHFLGSTEAILLAVMAFDRFVAICNPLRYSVIMNPRTCILLASVAWLISFFYALMHSVMTAHLNFCHSQRLNHFFCDVKPLLEVACSNTLLNQWLLSVVTGSISMIAFFMTLLSYFYIIGFLLMKNKSCRILHKALSTCASHFMVVCLFYGPVGFTYIRPASTTSMAQDRMVAIMYSAVTPVMNPLIYTLRNKDVMLALKKLFWRKLFKDYQQHHWN, encoded by the coding sequence ATGGAGAAGAATGTCACGACCATGAATGAATTTCTTTTACTTGGCTTAACAAGTGTCCAGGAACTACAACCATTCTATTTTGTGATCTTCTTAATCATTTACATCATAAACTTGCTTGGAAATGGAGCTATCTTAGTGATTGTTATTTTGGAACCTAAACTCCACTACCCGATGTATTATTTCCTAGGAAACCTGTCTTGTCTGGATATTTGCTATTCTTCAGTAACATTGCCCAAAGTACTTATAAATCTCCTCTCCACACACAAGACTATATCTTTTCTAGGCTGTATCACTCAGCTATACTTTTTTCACTTTCTGGGAAGCACTGAAGCCATCTTACTAGCTGTCATGGCTTTTGATCGTTTTGTTGCCATCTGCAACCCACTTCGTTACTCTGTCATCATGAACCCTCGGACGTGTATTCTCTTGGCATCTGTGGCGTGGCTCATCAGCTTCTTTTACGCTCTGATGCATTCTGTCATGACTGCACACCTGAATTTTTGCCACTCTCAACGACTCAATCACTTCTTCTGTGATGTCAAGCCTCTCTTAGAAGTGGCATGTAGCAACACACTACTTAATCAATGGCTTCTTTCTGTTGTCACAGGCAGTATATCTATGATAGCTTTCTTTATGACTCTTCTATCCTATTTCTATATTATTGGTTTTCTTTTGATGAAGAATAAGTCATGCAGAATACTTCACAAGGCCCTGTCTACCTGTGCCTCCCATTTCATGGTGGTATGTCTTTTTTATGGACCAGTGGGCTTCACATACATTCGTCCTGCTTCAACCACTTCCATGGCTCAGGACAGGATGGTGGCCATCATGTACAGTGCAGTCACTCCAGTGATGAATCCACTGATATACACTCTTAGGAACAAAGATGTAATGTTAGCATTGAAGAAATTATTTTGGAGAAAGTTGTTTAAAGACTATCAGCAGCACCATTGGAACTAA